From the genome of Vulpes lagopus strain Blue_001 chromosome 2, ASM1834538v1, whole genome shotgun sequence, one region includes:
- the TSEN34 gene encoding tRNA-splicing endonuclease subunit Sen34 encodes MLVVEVANGRSLVWGAEAVQALRERLGVGGRTVGALPRGPRQNSRLGLPLLLMPEEARLLAEIGAVTLVSAPRPDPRQHSLALASFKRQQEQDFQEQSALAAEARETRRQELLEKIAEGQAAKKQKLEQESVASESQEASANPAAAESEAGASQAPGEPEEAGSSSPQPGPSNGVAPLPRSALLVQLATARPRPIKARPLDWRVQSKDWPHAGRPAHELRYSIYRDLWERGFFLSAAGKFGGDFLVYPGDPLRFHAHYIAQCWAPGDPIPLQDLVSAGRLGTSVRKTLLLCSPQPDGKVVYTSLQWASLQ; translated from the exons ATGCTGGTGGTGGAGGTGGCGAACGGCCGCTCCCTGGTATGGGGGGCCGAGGCGGTGCAGGCACTGCGGGAGCGTCTGGGAGTAGGGGGCCGCACGGTGGGCGCCCTGCCCCGCGGGCCCCGCCAGAACTCGCGCCTGGGCCTCCCGCTGCTGCTGATGCCCGAAGAGGCGCGGCTTCTGGCCGAGATCGGCGCGGTGACCCTGGTCAGCGCCCCGCGCCCGGATCCGCGCCAACACAGCCTG GCTCTGGCATCCTTCAAACGCCAGCAAGAGCAGGACTTCCAGGAGCAAAGCGCCCTGGCAGCGGAGGCCCGTGAGACTCGTCGTCAGGAACTCCTAGAGAAGATTGCGGAGGGCCAGGCTGCGAAGAAACAGAAGCTGGAGCAGGAATCGGTGGCCAGCGAGAGCCAGGAGGCCAGTGCGAACCCGGCTGCCGCAGAGAGTGAGGCTGGTGCGAGCCAGGCTCCTGGAGAGCCGGAGGAAGCAG GTTCCTCCTCTCCTCAGCCAGGACCATCAAATGGGGTGGCCCCTTTGCCCAGGTCGGCTCTGCTGGTCCAGCTGGCCACTGCTAGGCCTCGACCTATCAAGGCTAGGCCCCTGGATTGGCGTGTCCAGTCCAAAGACTGGCCGCATGCTGGCCGTCCTGCCCATGAGCTTCGGTATAGCATCTACAGAGACCTGTGGGAACGAGGCTTCTTCCTCAGTGCAGCTGGCAAGTTCGGGGGTGACTTCCTGGTCTATCCTG GTGACCCACTTCGTTTCCACGCCCACTACATTGCTCAGTGCTGGGCTCCTGGGGACCCCATTCCACTCCAGGACCTGGTTTCTGCTGGCCGCCTGGGGACCAGCGTCAGAAAGACGCTGCTGCTCTGTTCCCCTCAGCCTGATGGTAAAGTGGTCTATACCTCCCTGCAGTGGGCCAGCCTACAGTGA